The Planctomycetota bacterium genome window below encodes:
- the moaA gene encoding GTP 3',8-cyclase MoaA: MSTPPETFEQTQRVGPLGVPGPTSALPLLPVVSLPAASKAAAHDPLAPVDESIWEGSLVDTFGRVHTDLRVSVTDRCNIRCVYCMPAEAVQFKPKHELLTFEEIERLVRVAARLGVNKLRLTGGEPLVRRELPKLVARLSRISGIRDIALTTNGMLLAEQAAPLRRAGLHRLNISLDALDAETFQRIARREGLEQVLAGIAAAKRAGFGRIRLNAVALRGVTESQIVPLVTFAREQGLEMRFIEYMPLDADHGWDNAQVLSGQEIRAIIEREIGRLEPLPVTAPHQPATDYRFVDGCGTLGFINPVTQPFCSACNRLRLTAEGQLRNCLFSLEEWDARHVIRAGGSDAQLARLLRDCVAQKRAGHGINSDEFRRPERSMYEIGG, translated from the coding sequence ATGAGTACGCCTCCCGAAACTTTCGAGCAGACACAGCGCGTAGGCCCGCTAGGCGTCCCCGGACCAACGAGCGCGCTGCCGCTGCTGCCCGTGGTGAGCTTGCCGGCCGCAAGCAAAGCGGCAGCACACGACCCGCTCGCCCCGGTCGATGAATCGATCTGGGAGGGCTCGCTGGTCGACACGTTCGGCCGGGTCCACACCGACCTCCGGGTCAGCGTGACCGACCGGTGCAATATCCGCTGCGTCTATTGCATGCCGGCCGAGGCCGTGCAGTTCAAGCCCAAGCACGAGTTGCTGACGTTCGAGGAGATCGAACGGCTGGTCCGCGTGGCGGCGCGACTCGGCGTGAACAAGCTGCGGCTCACCGGTGGCGAGCCACTGGTCCGTCGCGAGTTGCCCAAGCTAGTCGCGCGGCTTAGTCGCATCTCAGGGATTCGTGACATCGCGCTGACGACCAATGGGATGCTGTTGGCCGAACAGGCAGCGCCGCTGCGTCGCGCGGGCTTGCACCGCCTGAACATTTCGCTCGACGCCCTTGATGCCGAAACCTTCCAACGAATCGCTCGACGCGAAGGCTTGGAACAAGTGCTGGCCGGCATTGCCGCCGCCAAGCGCGCTGGCTTTGGGCGCATTCGCCTCAACGCCGTCGCCCTGCGCGGCGTGACCGAGTCGCAGATTGTGCCGCTGGTCACGTTCGCGCGCGAGCAGGGGCTGGAAATGCGGTTCATCGAGTACATGCCGCTCGACGCCGATCACGGCTGGGACAATGCCCAAGTGCTATCGGGCCAGGAAATCCGCGCCATCATCGAACGCGAGATCGGCCGACTCGAACCCTTGCCGGTGACGGCACCGCATCAGCCGGCGACCGATTACCGCTTTGTTGACGGCTGCGGCACGCTCGGGTTCATTAACCCGGTGACCCAGCCGTTCTGCTCGGCGTGTAATCGCCTGCGGCTGACCGCCGAGGGGCAGTTGCGCAACTGCCTGTTCTCGCTGGAAGAATGGGATGCACGGCACGTGATCCGCGCCGGCGGCAGCGACGCGCAACTAGCCCGGCTGCTGCGCGATTGCGTAGCCCAAAAACGGGCCGGACATGGCATCAACAGCGACGAGTTCCGTCGACCCGAGCGCTCGATGTACGAGATTGGCGGTTAA